A single genomic interval of Pseudoroseomonas cervicalis harbors:
- a CDS encoding tripartite tricarboxylate transporter substrate binding protein — protein sequence MSGTTGMGRRRALGAALAAGAALAGARGARAQGGAPSGSITLVVPTAPAGTTDFAARLLAEPLSRQLGQTVVVENKAGANGALGTQDVARARPDGTRLLVQYSGYHTGTPALLPNPGYDVKRDFAAVSLLLEAPQVIFLHPSIPATTLAELVAYAKAHPGQLNYASAGTGSLQHLGTELLKLRSGAQMVHVPYRGTGPATQDLVAGRVQMMMTTPPPLMPFVREGRLRAIAITAAQRHPALPDVPTLAEAGLPDLEVIGWFAVFAPAGTPEPVLRRLSEACNSVVDSAEFRRRAEEQGAIIRLQQPAELQARVERELAEWTQVVREARIQPD from the coding sequence ATGTCCGGAACGACAGGCATGGGGCGCCGCCGGGCGCTGGGGGCGGCGCTGGCCGCGGGGGCGGCCTTGGCCGGGGCGCGCGGCGCCCGGGCGCAAGGCGGGGCGCCTTCGGGCAGCATCACCCTGGTGGTGCCGACGGCGCCCGCCGGCACCACCGATTTCGCCGCGCGCCTGCTGGCCGAGCCGCTGTCGCGCCAGCTCGGCCAGACGGTGGTGGTGGAGAACAAGGCCGGCGCCAATGGCGCGCTGGGCACGCAGGATGTGGCGCGGGCCCGCCCCGACGGGACCAGGCTGCTGGTGCAGTATTCCGGTTACCACACCGGCACGCCGGCGCTGCTGCCCAATCCCGGCTATGACGTGAAGCGCGACTTCGCCGCCGTCTCCCTGCTGCTGGAGGCGCCGCAGGTGATCTTCCTGCACCCCTCCATCCCGGCGACGACGCTCGCCGAGCTGGTGGCCTATGCCAAGGCCCATCCGGGGCAGCTGAACTATGCCTCCGCCGGCACCGGCTCGCTGCAGCATCTGGGGACGGAGCTGCTGAAGCTACGCAGCGGGGCGCAGATGGTGCATGTGCCCTATCGCGGCACCGGCCCGGCGACGCAGGATCTGGTGGCCGGGCGGGTGCAGATGATGATGACCACGCCGCCGCCGCTGATGCCCTTCGTGCGCGAGGGCCGGTTGCGCGCCATCGCCATCACCGCGGCGCAGCGCCACCCGGCCCTGCCCGATGTGCCGACGCTGGCCGAGGCCGGGCTGCCCGATCTGGAGGTGATCGGCTGGTTCGCCGTCTTCGCCCCCGCCGGCACGCCCGAGCCGGTGCTGCGGCGCCTGAGCGAGGCCTGCAACAGCGTGGTGGACAGCGCCGAATTCCGCCGCCGGGCGGAGGAGCAGGGCGCCATCATCCGCCTGCAGCAGCCCGCGGAATTGCAGGCGCGGGTGGAGCGCGAGCTGGCCGAATGGACCCAGGTGGTGCGGGAGGCGCGGATCCAGCCCGACTAG